A single window of Watersipora subatra chromosome 11, tzWatSuba1.1, whole genome shotgun sequence DNA harbors:
- the LOC137408155 gene encoding neuropeptide receptor npr-1-like, producing MDSNSFTPSQLVQTTSPENFFYKDNITSNFDLDKCADHHKEILCGFTSKMIDQQSEAIDFSDMSQAGWIWASFGFFAPLCFFGIIGNVITIIMFAKFIKKTTTSIFILSLAVVDLLVCSITMPIWLYELFYEDHGSEFACKFDKLIYLLSIPLSGAILLVIAIDRFILVFMVKGTVITKFRAKMILFFLSLACLAIALPQALSFSVYSPIEKQLLSQFCEGEIRCNTLVCHPTTEIMSIEIWYALWEGLIISFLIMAIIFTTLYSLIFGKVYSLHRKMKMWNHNKPTSATTNVVTSSDATASPPSSGTELSSEVMIETSNLSSGVTTRTVKSGRKKRLPHLHTAITLFLITLFFILAYAPLIIMMFTGACEGDSDNKFDDVCGRNDYRQFIWHFYFINHVTNPVIYAFMNPRFRDAIRVCCLSLRGKKNLHQSATKSTSAPSDSTRL from the coding sequence ATGGACTCTAACAGTTTTACCCCTTCACAGCTAGTACAGACTACTAGCCCTGAAAATTTCTTCTATAAAGATAACATTACTAGCAACTTTGACCTGGACAAGTGCGCGGACCATCATAAAGAAATCTTATGCGGTTTCACGTCAAAAATGATCGACCAGCAAAGTGAAGCTATTGATTTTAGCGACATGTCACAGGCAGGCTGGATCTGGGCAAGCTTTGGGTTTTTTGCTCCGTTGTGCTTTTTTGGCATTATCGGTAATGTcatcacaataataatgttTGCCAAGTTTATAAAAAAGACAACAACTTCAATTTTCATTTTGTCACTCGCTGTTGTGGATCTTCTCGTCTGCTCTATAACGATGCCAATCTGGCTTTACGAACTCTTCTATGAAGATCACGGATCGGAGTTTGCTTGCAAATTTGATAAACTTATTTACCTTCTGTCTATACCCCTTTCTGGAGCAATTCTGTTGGTCATTGCAATTGACCGATTCATTCTTGTGTTTATGGTTAAGGGGACAGTCATCACAAAGTTTCGAGCAAAgatgattttattttttctgtctCTTGCATGCCTAGCCATTGCGCTGCCACAAGCGCTGTCTTTTTCTGTCTACAGCCCGATTGAGAAGCAACTTTTATCACAGTTTTGTGAAGGTGAAATACGATGCAATACACTTGTATGTCATCCAACAACTGAGATAATGTCAATTGAGATCTGGTATGCTCTCTGGGAAGGCCTCATAATATCGTTTCTAATAATGGCGATCATTTTCACCACGCTTTACTCTTTAATATTTGGTAAAGTCTACAGTCTACATCGCAAAATGAAAATGTGGAATCACAACAAACCAACATCGGCCACAACAAATGTTGTAACTTCATCCGATGCTACCGCCTCCCCTCCAAGTTCAGGCACAGAGCTTAGTTCTGAAGTTATGATAGAAACAAGCAACCTATCAAGTGGAGTCACTACTCGAACAGTTAAGAGTGGGAGGAAAAAGCGTCTGCCACACTTGCATACAGCCATTACGCTTTTTCTCATaactttgtttttcattttagcCTATGCACCTCTCATTATCATGATGTTCACCGGGGCGTGTGAAGGAGATTCCGACAATAAATTTGACGATGTGTGTGGAAGAAACGACTATCGACAGTTTATCTGgcacttttattttatcaacCATGTGACTAATCCAGTTATCTATGCGTTTATGAATCCTCGATTTCGAGATGCAATACGCGTGTGCTGTTTGTCTTTGAGGGGCAAGAAAAACCTGCATCAGAGTGCCACTAAATCAACATCAGCTCCTTCCGACAGCACTCGCCTTTAG